One window of the Rosa rugosa chromosome 3, drRosRugo1.1, whole genome shotgun sequence genome contains the following:
- the LOC133740086 gene encoding protein PHLOEM UNLOADING MODULATOR: MAYLMLKFPGPKLHLLPVSLRPNKTTAASSSSSFTMWRLPAARSGGLGIAAISYVAVDYLRHLSPTWHRRLMPALWTALALVSVSRVPFYKHWSSEFRSVKAFVASMLFMLLTLLVEAACVRFVTAVVGLEWHIDTSPLPDTGQWFLLAQNEKLPQSVVEILRARIIGLHHFLMLFMILAFSVLFDSVKAPGLGLGARYMFTMAIGRILRSITFVTTIVPSARPWCATVRFGIPLYPHRWAQKYYVPYASDSDAIRQLIRKDMAFADTGKLIGDYRPDWGPMSFLIDFLRPTVTDGSWYNLLRTAGGGCNDLVYSGHVLVAVLTAMAWTEAYGGFSSGFIWLLVLHSAQREIRERNHYTVDCVVAIYVGILLWKVTGFLWSANDTSTGRRINVLEKIQNRLTQAAKDDNMDEVRELLREVELVSQENQKAPSKAMWLLGCGIVISAITIVLLALVLTSDG, from the exons ATGGCCTACTTAATGTTGAAATTTCCGGGTCCCAAGCTTCACCTCCTCCCAGTCTCCCTCAGACCAAATAAGACTACTGCtgcttcctcttcctcctccttcacCATGTGGCGGCTGCCGGCAGCTAGGTCCGGCGGGCTGGGCATCGCCGCCATTTCCTACGTGGCAGTCGACTACCTCCGCCACCTGTCCCCCACGTGGCACCGTCGTCTTATGCCGGCCCTCTGGACCGCACTCGCTCTCGTCTCCGTCAGCCGCGTCCCGTTCTACAAGCACTGGAGCTCCGAGTTCCGGTCCGTCAAAGCCTTCGTTGCTTCCATGCTTTTTATGCTCCTCACTCTTCTCGTTGAAGCCGCCTGCGTTCGATTCGTCACCGCCGTCGTCGGCCTCGAATGGCACAT TGATACATCTCCTCTTCCTGACACTGGCCAGTGGTTTCTTTTGGCACAGAATGAGAAACTACCTCAATCAGTAGTCGAAATATTGAGAGCCCGTATTATTGGACTGCATCACTTCCTCATGTTGTTTATGATCCTGGCTTTCTCGGTACTGTTTGACTCTGTGAAAGCTCCTGGCCTTGGACTAGGTGCACGATATATGTTCACCATGGCCATTGGCCGTATTCTTCGTTCTATAACTTTTGTTACAACAATTGTACCATCAGCCAGGCCTTGGTGTGCTACTGTTCGGTTTGGAATTCCTTTATATCCTCATCGTTGGGCTCAGAAATATTATGTCCCTTATGCTTCGGATTCCGATGCTATTCGCCAGTTGATACGAAAGGATATGGCGTTTG CTGATACTGGAAAATTAATTGGCGACTACCGTCCGGACTGGGGTCCCATGAGCTTCCTGATTGATTTTTTGCGACCCACCGTAACCGATGGATCATGGTATAATTTGCTGAGGACCGCTGGAGGCGGCTGCAATGACCTCGTGTACAGTGGGCATGTTCTAGTTGCTGTATTGACAGCTATGGCTTGGACG GAAGCATATGGTGGTTTTAGCTCGGGCTTCATATGGTTACTTGTCTTGCATTCTGCACAGAGAGAAATACGGGAACGAAACCATTATACTGTAGACTGTGTTGTAGCTATATATGTGGGCATCCTCCTTTGGAAGGTGACAGGTTTTCTCTGGTCAGCCAATGACACATCCACAGGAAGGAGGATCAATGTACTGGAGAAAATTCAAAATCGACTTACCCAAGCCGCTAAGGATGACAATATGGATGAAGTGAGAGAACTCCTTAGAGAGGTTGAGTTGGTCAGTCAAGAGAACCAGAAAGCGCCGAGCAAGGCTATGTGGTTACTTGGTTGTGGTATTGTAATTTCTGCAATCACCATCGTTCTTCTAGCGTTAGTATTGACGAGTGATGGATAA